From the genome of Brachyhypopomus gauderio isolate BG-103 chromosome 20, BGAUD_0.2, whole genome shotgun sequence, one region includes:
- the LOC143484270 gene encoding axin-1-like codes for MSLRVRSLHGDLASHFNEDAPRPPVPGEEDSDVVPCVPYPAKGDPVRGESVVATPRRPDVDLGYEPEGSASPPLAHLRWAESLHSLLDDEDGTALFRSFLQQEASADPLDFWFACSGFRKLPAEAGSDGRRLKLAKAIYRKYIADRGGAGGGIVARKIKPATKAFIRGCVCRGQLDSSLFEQAQVEVQALMEEHTYPLFLTSDLYLGHAHNGRTASQLPSLRGNQETLLPGYLPMLVEDKEWAGPEPDCSHTRDVTPMLLKETKSGVADWTAPDHWGRCGMELVNPYYVNSGFSRAPLTSTNDSELQSLSSDADTISLTDSSVDGIPPYQIHKRQRRHMQESVRANGHVPLPHIPRTHRMPKDIHVEPQKFAAELISRLELVQRERENLRRLEEQLHRVRMEEECDDADVSMATSLSTSKTGHTHVCHRDTAHAVSQSRDTHDDNPESILDDHVQRVMRTPGYQSPRNPSHAFTQKHTHHTHTQPHTLPVDADQQTTYAWNGGSHYYGNRGRCYSDGLSMIEGTNQSEEQAYSSRLNSLSRRNGQAKSDEACDVGERGLDGRGLDGRGLDLSEEAEQKQQILQWMLDGERESTRHRKSSSCIRPGWASGSDRYDPGSASNQSEEARQRLEDERRRSAQHSKQRLKSSSRRRAVCDVITVAYYFCGEPIPYRTSVRGRVVTLGQFKELLTKKEAYRFYFKKVSEEFDCGVVYEEVREDHAVLPVFQEKIIGKVERID; via the exons ATGAGCTTGAGAGTACGAAGTCTCCATGGTGACCTGGCCAGCCATTTTAACGAGGACGCCCCCCGTCCCCCTGTTCCAGGAGAGGAGGACAGCGACGTGGTCCCGTGTGTCCCGTACCCCGCCAAGGGTGACCCTGTGCGGGGCGAGAGTGTGGTGGCCACCCCCCGCCGCCCCGACGTGGACCTGGGTTATGAGCCAGAAGGCAGCGCCTCACCTCCGCTAGCACACCTACGATGGGCGGAGTCTTTGCACTCGTTGCTAGACGATGAGGACGGCACCGCCCTCTTCCGCTCTTTCCTGCAGCAGGAGGCGAGTGCCGACCCGCTCGACTTCTGGTTTGCCTGCAGCGGTTTCCGGAAGCTTCCGGCAGAGGCCGGATCGGACGGGCGACGGCTCAAGCTCGCGAAAGCCATCTACAGGAAGTACATTGCGGACAggggcggggccgggggcgGGATCGTGGCCAGGAAGATAAAGCCAGCGACCAAGGCCTTCATCCGGGGATGCGTGTGTCGGGGGCAGCTGGACTCGTCGCTGTTCGAGCAGGCGCAGGTGGAGGTTCAGGCCTTGATGGAGGAGCACACCTACCCGCTCTTCCTCACCTCCGACCTCTACCTCGGCCACGCCCACAACGGCAGGACCGCCTCACAGCTTCCTTCGTTGCGTGGCAACCAGGAGACCCTGCTGCCGGGATACCTCCCCATGCTGGTGGAGGATAaggagtgggcggggcctgagCCAGACTGCAGCCACACCCGTGATGTCACTCCGATGCTGCTAAAGGAGACCAAGTCTGGGGTAGCTGATTGGACAGCGCCGGATCACTGGGGCAG GTGTGGGATGGAGTTGGTTAACCCTTATTACGTCAACAGTGGCTTTTCTCGTGCCCCACTGACCAGCACCAATGACTCTGAGCTCCAGAGTCTGTCCAGTGACGCTGACACCATATCTTTGACTGACAGCagtgt TGATGGAATTCCCCCATATCAAATTCATAAACGTCAGCGCAGACACATGCAGGAAAGTGTCAGAGCCAACGGCCATGTCCCCCTGCCTCACATACCT cgGACCCACCGTATGCCAAAGGACATCCATGTGGAACCACAGAAATTTGCAGCCGAGCTGATTAGCCGTCTGGAGCTCgtccagcgagagagagagaacctcaGACGCCTGGAAGAACAACTCCACAGAGTccgcatg GAAGAAGAGTGTGATGATGCTGATGTGTCTATGGCAACCTCATTATCCACCTCTAAGACTGGCCACACCCACGTCTGTCACCGGGATACAGCACATGCCGTTAGCCAATCCCGTGACACTCATGACGATAACCCTGAGAGTATCCTCGACGACCATGTTCAGAGGGTCATGAGGACACCAGGATACCAGTCACCCAGAAACCCCTCCCACGCGTTtactcagaaacacacacaccacacacacacgcagccacacacactgcctgtaGACGCAGACCAACAGACCACTTATGCCTGGAATGGAGGCTCCCATTACTATGGAAACCGAGGGCGTTGCTATAGTGATGGCTTAAGCATGATAGAAGGGACCAATCAGAGTGAGGAACAGGCATACAG caGTCGGCTCAACTCGTTGTCCAGACGGAACGGGCAGGCTAAGAGTGATGAGGCGTGTGACGTTGGTGAGCGTGGTCTGGATGGGCGTGGTCTGGATGGGCGGGGCTTGGATCTTTCAGAGGAGGCGGAACAAAAACAGCAGATTCTTCAGTGGATGcttgatggagagagagagagcacacgccacaggaagag CTCCTCCTGCATTCGTCCAGGGTGGGCGAGTGGGAGTGACCGATATGACCCAGGCTCCGCCTCCAACCAATCAGAGGAGGCGAGGCAGAGGCTGGAGGATGAGAGGCGTAGATCTGCTCAGCATAGcaaacagag actgaAGTCCAGCAGCAGACGGAGGGCTGTGTGTGACGTCATCACGGTGGCGTATTACTTCTGCGGGGAGCCCATTCCCTACCGCACCTCTGTGAGGGGTCGGGTCGTGACCCTCGGACAGTTCAAAGAGCTGCTGACCAAGAAAGAGGCGTACAG GTTCTACTTCAAGAAGGTGAGTGAAGAGTTTGACTGCGGTGTGGTGTACGAGGAGGTGCGTGAGGACCACGCCGTGCTCCCCGTCTTCCAGGAGAAGATCATCGGGAAGGTGGAGCGAATCGACTGA